In a single window of the Pontibacter russatus genome:
- a CDS encoding sensor histidine kinase: MSNIKGLHNLYRAEPTTETASEVMGKIDQMVDNMSVTIQDLNLILNMALGQQLSREKVNLVDLTEKQLQNLQANIMLRNAKIEQDLQVRELLAPKVYMESILHNLLSNALKYSADDRTPLIRIGTWQQGPHLYLRVSDNGMGMDMAKVGNKLFGLYKTFHRNRDSKGMGLYLTKMQVESLGGEIAVESVPDRGTTFTVKLPVARE, encoded by the coding sequence ATGAGCAACATCAAGGGGCTACACAACCTGTATAGGGCGGAGCCGACAACTGAGACGGCATCGGAGGTGATGGGCAAGATAGACCAGATGGTAGACAACATGTCGGTCACCATACAGGATTTGAACCTGATTCTGAACATGGCGCTCGGCCAGCAACTGTCCCGGGAAAAGGTAAACCTCGTTGATTTGACAGAAAAGCAACTGCAGAACCTGCAGGCGAACATCATGCTGCGCAACGCAAAGATCGAACAGGACCTTCAGGTCCGGGAGCTGCTGGCCCCGAAGGTATATATGGAAAGCATCCTGCACAACCTGTTGTCTAACGCGCTCAAGTACAGCGCCGACGACAGGACACCGCTCATCCGCATCGGCACCTGGCAGCAGGGGCCTCATCTATACCTCAGGGTTTCAGATAATGGAATGGGAATGGATATGGCAAAAGTGGGAAATAAATTATTTGGCCTATATAAGACCTTTCACCGCAACCGCGACTCCAAAGGCATGGGGCTTTACCTGACCAAAATGCAGGTGGAGTCGCTGGGCGGGGAGATTGCGGTGGAGAGTGTGCCGGACAGGGGCACAACTTTTACAGTAAAGCTGCCGGTGGCACGGGAGTAG
- a CDS encoding S8 family peptidase has product MGTNYKHKIIYAFLLILSASFGCSVEDEELMPEDGLRQELESAAKAGEAASDVRRLSDRYIIISASNSIPAGLKSQIGSLNGRVTKIYEGAGLATATSTDPDFITKASSIKGVSAVVHDFKIQWIDPSKAKGVKMEATYGNPPNSGDDDFFFDLQWGHDAIDAPEAWNAGYMGKGARVAVLDTGFDLTHPDLEPNIDFAASTSFVPGEDLQYNLSDTFSHGTHVAGTIAASDNGFGTIGVAPEAELILVKVLSDEGSGSFSWIMDGIVYAADQGADVINMSIGAYLPRNGKFLDEEGNVVHDTKAVNQLLNAINKVITYAYQQGATVVTSAGNDAVNGNKDQSWVHIPSDAPHAISISATAPRGWALNPYGAFLDYPASYTNYGTPEVDLAAPGGDVSYPGEEEVTIGFVTAPAYVFDLVFSTGNGGWYWSGGTSMATPHASGVAALIVGKNGGEMNPAQVEAILRTSAEDLGKPGRDPYYGHGRVNAYYAVTGKKVPALPAKNNKPIAKGKSAAKGKLVAR; this is encoded by the coding sequence ATGGGAACAAATTACAAGCACAAAATCATTTATGCCTTCTTGTTGATTTTATCCGCGTCCTTCGGGTGCTCGGTAGAGGACGAAGAACTCATGCCTGAAGACGGACTGAGGCAGGAACTGGAAAGTGCCGCGAAAGCGGGGGAGGCAGCCTCCGACGTGCGGAGGCTGTCTGACCGTTACATTATTATTTCAGCCTCCAATTCTATTCCCGCCGGGCTCAAAAGCCAGATAGGCTCTCTGAACGGCAGAGTCACAAAAATTTATGAGGGCGCCGGGCTTGCCACAGCCACTTCCACCGACCCTGACTTTATCACCAAAGCCTCCAGCATAAAAGGTGTGAGTGCCGTGGTACACGATTTTAAAATTCAATGGATCGATCCCTCCAAAGCTAAGGGCGTGAAGATGGAAGCGACCTACGGGAATCCACCGAACAGCGGCGACGATGACTTCTTCTTTGACCTGCAATGGGGGCATGATGCCATTGATGCGCCGGAGGCCTGGAATGCTGGCTATATGGGAAAGGGTGCCAGGGTAGCCGTTCTGGACACGGGCTTTGATCTGACGCACCCGGACCTGGAGCCCAATATAGACTTTGCCGCCAGTACGAGCTTCGTGCCCGGAGAGGATCTGCAATATAACCTGTCAGACACCTTCAGCCATGGCACGCATGTAGCGGGCACCATTGCAGCGTCGGATAACGGTTTCGGAACCATTGGCGTTGCGCCGGAAGCCGAACTGATACTTGTAAAAGTGCTCAGCGATGAAGGCTCCGGTTCTTTTTCATGGATCATGGACGGTATCGTATATGCCGCAGACCAGGGCGCGGATGTGATCAATATGAGCATCGGCGCCTACCTTCCCCGCAACGGCAAGTTCCTGGATGAGGAAGGGAACGTAGTGCACGACACCAAAGCCGTTAATCAGTTGCTGAATGCCATTAACAAAGTTATCACTTATGCCTACCAGCAGGGAGCCACGGTCGTAACCTCGGCAGGGAATGATGCCGTAAACGGCAACAAAGACCAATCCTGGGTACACATACCCTCCGATGCACCCCATGCCATCTCTATTTCGGCTACCGCGCCAAGGGGCTGGGCGCTGAATCCCTACGGCGCCTTCCTCGACTACCCGGCTTCCTACACGAACTATGGAACACCTGAAGTTGATTTGGCAGCGCCCGGCGGTGACGTATCTTATCCAGGAGAGGAAGAAGTGACCATCGGGTTCGTTACCGCCCCCGCCTATGTGTTTGATTTGGTGTTCAGTACCGGAAACGGTGGTTGGTATTGGTCTGGCGGCACCAGCATGGCCACCCCGCATGCGTCGGGTGTGGCGGCTCTCATCGTTGGAAAAAACGGGGGCGAGATGAACCCGGCGCAGGTAGAGGCTATTCTCCGGACTTCCGCTGAAGACTTGGGCAAGCCGGGCCGCGACCCCTATTATGGCCATGGAAGAGTAAACGCCTACTATGCCGTGACAGGAAAAAAGGTGCCGGCTTTGCCCGCCAAGAATAATAAACCCATCGCAAAGGGGAAATCCGCAGCAAAAGGGAAGCTAGTTGCACGGTAG
- a CDS encoding VOC family protein — translation MEQRLTLITLGVTNLQRSKAFYENIFGWQPTSMSTEGVVFFQLNGIQLALFPQESLADDAGVPADGKGFRRFSLAYNVRSEQEVDELVAALAAKGVKVLKQPEKVFWGGYSSYIADPDENLWEIAYNPFLPLEEKGDV, via the coding sequence ATGGAACAACGCTTAACGCTCATCACCCTTGGTGTCACCAACCTACAGCGGTCGAAGGCTTTTTACGAGAACATTTTTGGCTGGCAGCCTACTTCCATGAGCACCGAGGGAGTTGTTTTCTTTCAGTTGAACGGCATCCAACTGGCGCTGTTCCCGCAGGAGTCGCTGGCCGACGATGCCGGGGTGCCAGCCGATGGAAAAGGCTTCCGCAGGTTCTCGCTGGCCTACAATGTGCGCTCCGAGCAGGAAGTGGATGAACTGGTGGCGGCGCTGGCGGCCAAAGGCGTGAAAGTGCTGAAGCAGCCGGAGAAAGTGTTCTGGGGCGGCTACAGCAGCTACATCGCCGACCCCGACGAAAACCTGTGGGAGATTGCCTACAACCCTTTCCTGCCGCTGGAGGAGAAGGGGGACGTTTAG
- a CDS encoding PD-(D/E)XK nuclease family protein: protein MQTFLELTAKYVYEKHRENISDLCIILPSRRASFFFKNALAQAATEPIWSPEVSAMEDFICRLAKTDVLEPINLQLELYDLMREQDPLLDFDQFVTWAGTLLDDFSRIDQNLVHTGKLFEYLGEAKALERWDPKFLGKAFSPTLRKYFSLWDNIEKTYHNLKKRLLEKKQAYVGMAFRSVADNINQITTEAACAQYIFIGLNALTASEEKIIKTLLKHGKAEVLFDSDDFYMEEGTPNRAGNFLRKYKATWKLPEWRWQQNLLLTDEKEINVIGVANASMQGKLAGQLLQEIREQDKHAQVAIVLPDETLLLPVLHSIPEDIPNYNVTMGLSFKGTPLFNLIDLLFEVHLTGITQLQESGYKVYQYHHLSATKLLTHPFIRRYGLYINDQPEQAKFHGLIQQVLDKIVQDNRVLVSAQELLKLSQHHPLFEVLFKTWRDCDDIIASLYNLIELLREVYSHGRNTIETEYLYIFYTIVKRLDTIFDCREQKISVRSFRKFLYELISSTRLPFSGEPISDLQIMGMLETRALDFENLIILSVNENTLPAPKRHESLMPYDVLREFGLPTYAETESTMAYNFYRLLQRAKRVNLLYVLPSDTYGSGEKSRFILQLQNDLALQNLNIKFRDMTAAVEQKKTRQYNGDIIIQKDAQTREQLKQELQRGLYPSHLNMYINCSLQYYFTRIAKMQEVEEVEEQLGADKFGTLVHQVLEDFFREFEQTGKPIEASDVELMLTQLPGQVKMEFSRVTRGASPDRGMNRLLYKVAVQVLEKYLQNLLYSDELPLYVLRLEETLSATLPVQVGDEVLQVRIAGKADRIDLAGHELRVIDYKTGKVEPGQLKVKPEEVDLQFTTDPKYDKARQLWLYQYVLQRTLQEQPETILRNARHMEPWQIDAKSGILSFRNLDAGVMTSEFNFTEADGSTPKDFMKASEDLLSDFVRRMLDPQEPIRKTSDLDVCQWCPYRGICAR, encoded by the coding sequence TTGCAGACTTTTTTAGAGCTCACAGCGAAGTACGTTTATGAGAAGCACAGGGAGAACATCAGCGACCTGTGCATCATCCTGCCGTCGCGCCGTGCGAGCTTCTTCTTTAAAAACGCGCTGGCGCAGGCGGCAACGGAGCCTATCTGGTCTCCGGAGGTGTCGGCGATGGAGGACTTTATATGCCGCCTGGCCAAAACTGACGTGCTGGAGCCGATAAATTTACAGCTGGAGCTATATGACCTGATGCGCGAGCAGGACCCGCTGCTGGACTTTGACCAGTTCGTGACCTGGGCGGGCACGCTGCTGGACGACTTCAGCCGCATCGACCAGAACCTGGTACACACGGGCAAGTTGTTTGAGTACCTGGGCGAGGCCAAGGCGCTGGAGCGCTGGGACCCGAAGTTCCTGGGCAAGGCTTTCTCCCCCACCCTCCGCAAATATTTCAGCCTCTGGGACAACATCGAGAAGACTTACCACAACCTCAAAAAGCGCCTGCTCGAAAAGAAGCAGGCTTACGTGGGCATGGCCTTCCGCAGCGTGGCCGACAACATCAACCAAATCACCACGGAAGCAGCCTGTGCCCAATACATATTCATCGGCCTCAATGCCCTGACCGCTTCGGAAGAAAAAATCATCAAAACGCTGCTGAAACACGGCAAGGCGGAGGTGCTGTTCGATTCCGATGATTTCTATATGGAAGAGGGCACGCCGAACCGGGCGGGCAACTTCCTGCGCAAGTATAAAGCCACCTGGAAGCTACCGGAATGGCGCTGGCAGCAGAATTTACTTTTGACGGATGAAAAGGAAATAAATGTTATTGGCGTGGCCAATGCCAGCATGCAGGGGAAACTGGCTGGGCAGTTGCTGCAGGAAATCAGGGAGCAGGACAAGCATGCGCAGGTGGCCATCGTGCTGCCCGACGAAACACTGCTGCTGCCGGTGTTGCACTCCATCCCCGAGGATATCCCGAATTACAACGTGACCATGGGCTTGAGCTTTAAGGGCACTCCCCTGTTCAACCTGATTGATTTACTCTTCGAGGTGCACCTGACAGGCATCACACAGCTGCAGGAATCCGGCTACAAAGTATACCAGTACCATCACCTCTCAGCCACGAAGCTGCTGACGCACCCCTTCATCCGGCGCTACGGGTTATATATAAACGACCAGCCGGAGCAGGCAAAGTTTCACGGGCTGATACAGCAGGTCCTCGATAAGATCGTGCAGGACAACCGGGTGTTGGTGTCGGCGCAGGAACTCCTGAAACTGAGTCAGCACCACCCGCTCTTTGAGGTGCTCTTCAAAACCTGGCGCGACTGCGACGACATCATCGCCAGCCTTTATAACCTGATTGAGCTGCTCCGCGAGGTATACAGCCATGGCCGCAACACCATCGAGACGGAGTATTTATATATCTTCTACACCATCGTCAAGCGCCTCGACACCATCTTCGACTGCCGCGAGCAGAAGATATCTGTGCGCAGCTTCCGCAAGTTTCTGTATGAGCTGATTTCCTCCACCCGCCTTCCCTTCAGCGGCGAGCCGATCTCAGACCTGCAGATCATGGGGATGCTGGAGACACGCGCCCTGGATTTCGAGAACCTGATCATCCTGTCGGTGAACGAGAACACGCTGCCGGCGCCGAAGCGCCACGAGTCGCTGATGCCGTACGATGTGCTGCGCGAGTTCGGGCTGCCGACCTACGCCGAAACAGAAAGCACGATGGCCTATAATTTTTACCGCCTCCTGCAGCGCGCCAAGCGCGTGAACCTGCTCTACGTGCTTCCCTCCGACACCTACGGCTCCGGCGAGAAAAGCCGCTTTATCCTGCAGCTACAAAACGACCTCGCGCTCCAGAATCTCAATATAAAATTCAGGGATATGACGGCTGCCGTGGAGCAGAAAAAGACGCGGCAATACAACGGGGACATCATCATCCAGAAAGACGCGCAGACGCGGGAGCAGCTGAAGCAGGAACTGCAGCGCGGCCTCTACCCTTCGCACCTGAACATGTACATCAACTGCTCGCTACAATATTATTTCACGCGCATCGCCAAAATGCAGGAGGTGGAGGAAGTGGAGGAACAGCTGGGCGCGGACAAGTTCGGGACGCTGGTACACCAGGTGCTGGAGGATTTTTTCCGGGAGTTTGAGCAAACGGGAAAGCCCATTGAGGCTTCGGATGTAGAGCTGATGCTGACGCAGTTGCCGGGGCAGGTGAAAATGGAGTTCAGCCGCGTGACACGAGGGGCCTCGCCCGACAGGGGCATGAACCGCCTGCTCTACAAAGTGGCGGTGCAGGTGCTGGAAAAATACCTGCAAAACCTGCTGTACTCCGATGAGTTGCCGCTCTACGTGCTCCGCCTCGAAGAAACACTTTCGGCTACGTTGCCTGTGCAGGTGGGCGATGAGGTGCTACAGGTGCGGATTGCCGGAAAAGCCGACCGCATTGATCTGGCGGGCCACGAGCTGCGCGTGATCGACTACAAAACAGGCAAGGTGGAGCCGGGCCAGCTGAAAGTAAAGCCCGAGGAGGTGGATCTGCAGTTTACTACCGACCCCAAATATGACAAAGCGCGCCAGCTGTGGCTGTACCAGTACGTGCTGCAGCGCACCCTGCAGGAGCAGCCGGAAACCATCCTCCGCAACGCCAGGCATATGGAGCCCTGGCAAATCGATGCGAAGTCCGGCATCCTCTCGTTCCGCAACCTGGACGCAGGCGTGATGACCTCTGAGTTCAACTTCACCGAGGCAGACGGCAGCACGCCCAAAGATTTTATGAAGGCCTCCGAAGACCTCCTATCCGACTTCGTGCGCCGCATGCTCGACCCGCAGGAGCCCATCCGGAAAACAAGCGACCTGGACGTGTGCCAGTGGTGCCCGTACCGGGGGATTTGCGCGCGGTAG